The Candidatus Obscuribacterales bacterium nucleotide sequence GCCTAGGGCATAGAGGAGTAAGCCTAAGGGCACTTGTAGGAGCAGGAAGTAGCGATCTAGCCATTGGTAGTAGCGATCGCGGGCTAGGTCGGGAACATATTTAACTAATTCTTTACGATCAAATACGCTGGGTCGATCATAAAATAGCCAGAGGATATGGCTCCACCAAAAGCCTCGACGGGCTGAATAGGGATCCTTATCCACATCTTCGGTGTACATATGGTGCTGACGGTGTCCAGCTACCCAGAAAGTTGGCCCACCTTGAACAGCTAGAGCTCCCATGGTGGCAAAGAAGTATTCCACTGGCTTGGGAACACGGAAGCTGCGGTGGGTGAGCAAACGGTGATAGCCAAGGCAAATGCCGATGCTAGCGCAGAGCCAATGGAGGGCAAGCATCACGCCTAGGGCAGACCAAGAGAAGAACCAAGGTGCGAGGAGCGCCACGGCATGAACGCTGCCGAAGAAGAAAATACTCACCCAGTGGATCGGGAGCGATGATGGATCCATGGGGATAGTCTGAGGGGCACGATCGCTCTCAGAGAGGGGCCGTGGCGCAGATTGAGGGTTTGCTGTCATAGTCAGTTGACATCTCAAGGGTGAAGGATCATAAGCGCTCAAACCTGCTCGACTGCTCCGATGTACCCTCGGTGAGAGACCAGGGTGGAGAAAGATGCGATACAGTGGATGCAAGTGATGCTTACACTGTGACTATAACAACCCTTGCAGCAAAATTGCAAGTAATACTTACATTTTCTTTAGAAAGGCCCATGTCAGAGTCTCGACCTTCCACCCATGAACGGTTGATGCAGGCTGCTCTTAGCCTGTTTCTTCACCAAGGAATCACCGAAACCACGACGCGGGAAATTTCCGACCAGGCTGAGGTGAATGAAGTCACCCTGTTTCGTCATTTTAGAAGCAAGCATGGCTTGCTTTTGGCGCTGTTGGAAGCCAGTCATGGAGACTCCTTCAGGGCGATCGCTCCTGAATTTTTGCCCCTGCCAAGCAGTTTATCCCAGGCGCTGCAGAGCTATGGTGCAGCCTGGTTGCAGCAGTTGGAGGCTGTCCCCGAATTTGTGCGATCGCTGGTGGGTGAGTCGGGGCTTTATCCTCCAGAGACTCGTCAAGCTCTGGGTCAGCAGCTTCAGCAGATGAATCGTTATACTCAGGACTATCTGCAAGTAGCACTGTCAAACGATCCTCAGCCCTTGACCGTGCCGCTGGAGACGGTGGCGGGGTTGCTGAACACGCTGGTGTTGGGCTACGCGGTACTGGAATTGAGTAGCGATACCCATGGTCTGCTAGGAGGCGATCGCGATCGCTTTTTGCAGCAACTGCCGACCTTAGTTTTAAATGGCGTGCTGGCCACCGAGGCCTCTTCCCCCTTGCCCTCGGCTTTGGTACTGCATCAGCCGTTGGCAGAAGCGGTGGTGGATTT carries:
- a CDS encoding fatty acid desaturase yields the protein MTANPQSAPRPLSESDRAPQTIPMDPSSLPIHWVSIFFFGSVHAVALLAPWFFSWSALGVMLALHWLCASIGICLGYHRLLTHRSFRVPKPVEYFFATMGALAVQGGPTFWVAGHRQHHMYTEDVDKDPYSARRGFWWSHILWLFYDRPSVFDRKELVKYVPDLARDRYYQWLDRYFLLLQVPLGLLLYALGGWSFVIYGLAVRLVLVWHATWLINSATHKWGYRRFEVSDNSRNLWWAALLTYGEGWHNNHHAHPNVAKAGLTWWEVDPTWWVIRGLQMMGIAKRVIMPPDLPAKKA
- a CDS encoding TetR family transcriptional regulator — its product is MSESRPSTHERLMQAALSLFLHQGITETTTREISDQAEVNEVTLFRHFRSKHGLLLALLEASHGDSFRAIAPEFLPLPSSLSQALQSYGAAWLQQLEAVPEFVRSLVGESGLYPPETRQALGQQLQQMNRYTQDYLQVALSNDPQPLTVPLETVAGLLNTLVLGYAVLELSSDTHGLLGGDRDRFLQQLPTLVLNGVLATEASSPLPSALVLHQPLAEAVVDLPAGLVRSLLLRAKKQGAQDYAIAYVLFGAGLRPGEVIALERSHQVSDSQQHLIQVMQDNIRQVPLNRWILGHRYGSHTRNPLTQWLKNRKDDHPSLFITEDGDRWSLAALQTWWHQLADGLVAPNGAPPRLDQARQTWCIEMLMRGMSLENLSILTGESVEQLQPYARRSRERIALEQAIAIDHKGTVREEGGLP